Below is a window of bacterium DNA.
TGTAGGCACGCCACGGCCCCGGCCACGATGGGCGAGGCGCTCGAGGTGCCGCTGAACAGCTTCGTGTAGTGCAGGTTCAGGCCCTCGGCGCTGTAGAGGTCGAAGTTGTGGCCGGTGGTGGTCACGTTCTCGCCCCAGCCCTGCACATCGAAGCGGGGGCCGTAGCTGGAGAAGCCCATCCGCACGCGGTCGCCGTGGGCGGTGGTGCCCGTGCCGCCGGCGCCGACGATGATCGCGCCCGAGTCGCCCCACCAGTTCAGGGCGCCGGTGTCGATGTTGCCGTTGCCGCCGGCCTCGATCACGTGGATGCCGTTGGCCACGGCCGTCTGGATCGCGGCGTAGACGACGTTGAAGCTCTGGCTCTGGTAGGGGAAGGCCGTGGTGGAGCCCCACCACTCGATCGGCACGAACTGGAGCAGGTTCGCACCGCTGTAGTCCCACTGCTGCTCGAGCAGGATGACGTCCCCGGGCTGCAGGGCGGCGGTCGCCGCGGTGATGGCGCCGGCGACGTTCCACTGCGGGACGAGGCCGTAGTACGTGCCGCAGGTCAGCAGGGAGGCGCCGGGGCAGACGCCGGTGGTGCCCCAACCGTTGGCGTCGCTGACCAGTTCGCCGATCACGGCGGTGCCGTGCCTCTGGCTGGGGTAGGGCTGCGCGGCGTGGGGGTCGACGGCGTTGGCGATGATCTGCGAGCCGACGGCCTTGGTCACGTCCAGGTGGTTGTAGTTCCAGTCGTACTCGACGTCGCAGACCGTCACGCCCGCACCGTTGCCGCCGGTGTAGGCCCAGGCGGCGTAGGCGTCGATGCCGGCCGACGGCAACGACGAGGCGGGATTCAGGTAACCCTGCAGGAACGTGTAGGGCGGCGGCAGCGGCAGTTCCTGCGGCAGGGGCACGGGCTGCGCCAGATGGATGCCCGGCAGGGCCTCGAGATCGGCGGCGATCAGCCAGAGATCGGGCGGCGGCGCCAGGAAGCGCAGGGTGTAGGCGTTGTTCAGGTTGTAGAGGTCCAGGCCCGAGGCGAGCTCGCCCTCGATCTCGAGCTGGTCCAGGTCGGGCTCGGGGACGGGGGACAGGCGCTCCCACTCGTGGGGGCGCATGAACAGGCGCTCCTCCACGCCGGCGGTCGCGTTCAGGCCGCTGTGGTCGACGAGCACGCCGCCGACCAGGCGCACGGCGCTCTCCTGGATGAACATGATCTCGATGAGATCGGGCGCCGCTGGATAGCGCTCCTGGGCGGCGGCGGCGGATGCGGACAGCAGGCACAAGAACGGCAGGAGCAAGCACGGCGGAACGGATCGGTTCGACATGTCGTCCCCCCTCCGATTCGGGTCCCCCCTCGACCCCGGAATCCTATCACAAAGGAAAACTCACATTCATGATCAATTGACGGCCGGGAGCGGCCCCGGGTGGACACCCGGCCGAAGTCCGTTTATATTCGGGCCGTTATGACATCCATCCTCTTCGGAATCGGCGACAGGACCCTGGCCGCCCTGGCCAACGCGGGCCGCGGCAGCCTGCTGCTGCTGGACATCCTGAAGCAGCTGCCCCAGATCCCCCGGATGCGCCGGCAGGTGCTCGAACAGATGCACATCGTGGCGGTGGGGTCGCTCCCGCTGGTCCTGACGACGTCGATCTTCGTGGGCGCGGTGACGGCGGTGCAGGCCGTCTACCAGATGCAGGCCTACGTCCCGATGAAGTTCCTCGGTACGGTCATCTCCAAGTCCGTCTTCATCGAGCTGGGGCCGGTGCTGGTGGCCCTGGTCGTCGGCGGGCGGCTGTGCGCCAACTACGCCGCCGAGCTGGGCACCATGAAGGTGACCGAGCAGCTCGACGCGCTGGAGATGCTGGCCATCGACCCGATGCGCTACCTGGCGATGCCGCGCTTCGTGGCGACGTTCCTGATGCTGCCGGTGATCACCGTCTTCGCCGACGCCATCGCCATCGTCAGCGGCTACTTCGTCTCGGTCGCGACCATGGACGTGACCATCAGCACCTTCAAGGAAGGCCTGCTGATGTACTTCGACCTGACCGACCTGTTCAGCGGGCTGCTGAAGTCCTTCTTCTTCGGCGCGATCATCGCCCTGTCCGGCCTCTACTTCGGCCTGAACACCCGCGGGGGCGCCGAGGGCGTGGGCAACGCGACGATGATGGCCGTGGTCGGCAGCTGCCTGAGCGTGCTGGTGGCGGACTACCTCCTGGCCACCTTCCTGTTCCAGATCGTCTTCGGGAAGTGACGCG
It encodes the following:
- a CDS encoding ABC transporter permease encodes the protein MTSILFGIGDRTLAALANAGRGSLLLLDILKQLPQIPRMRRQVLEQMHIVAVGSLPLVLTTSIFVGAVTAVQAVYQMQAYVPMKFLGTVISKSVFIELGPVLVALVVGGRLCANYAAELGTMKVTEQLDALEMLAIDPMRYLAMPRFVATFLMLPVITVFADAIAIVSGYFVSVATMDVTISTFKEGLLMYFDLTDLFSGLLKSFFFGAIIALSGLYFGLNTRGGAEGVGNATMMAVVGSCLSVLVADYLLATFLFQIVFGK